tggaaatatcaaagtatCTTTATTGCAAATAAGGGCTCATGTTACTGATAAGCGAAGGCATTCGTGGGCACACGTGCGGTTGGTACTTTCATGACAAGAATTTGCGAAGGCATTTTCCCATTTCCATATACCAAGGTGGGGGAGTTATATTCAACGTGTATTAGTCTATCGATAGATATCGCTTTTGGCTTTGAGGATCGTGGAAGCAAGTTTCTCATATCCGGGGCCCTGGCCTCTAACCGCCAATCGATCATCTACGCAATTATTTCCTTTGAGTATACATCACAAAGCATGTGTAAACGGATACAAGACGATATTATCAGAGGGATACACGGGGTCGGCTTGAGGTATCAACAATTTGAGATGAATTTGAGTTATCGGTGGTGGTGTGGTTACAAAATTTCTAGTAATAGAACTAATCACGAGTTATATTGTTACATTATTtgatggtgaattttttttggttatcgtccagaaaattttcgcacattcatgaaaattacatTAGAAATCTGAGCCGAATATATTGCCCTCCACGAGCACTCACGGGAATAACTTGGTAACTTTGAAAGTTAAACGCATCACTCGCTCTCCTCTTATGATAATGCAAATCTTGAATGAAACGGTGGATTCCACCGTTCGATCGCGAGGGCCGAATGCCTGACAATTGAAGTTGGTTAGAAACCTGAGAGATCAAATTAATGGTGGTTGACTTGGTATATAGAGATAGAAATCAGTGATTAATTAGATCGTTCGTCTCGTTCTCTCTTCCCCGGATGGATCCACCATGTACCATCCAAACTCAAGGACAAGCAGTGGGTGGGGCAAGGGGGTACGAACAAATACAAATCCAGTGGTAAATTGAATGGCGAATTGATATCCTTCATGCTGGGGTTGCGGATGGTATTAATTAGCTTTCGGAGTTAATCTGGCGTCTCATTTCACTGTACGTATTCTAGCTGATGGACGCAACTGGACATTGTTTACGAGATACCAATTGCCTTCATAAGTCAGTTGAGGGTAGATAGTGAAGGTCGACTAGCGGATGTTATCGGGGATGAATTGATTCCCTTGGCCAGTATGATAAGCATCGATTGATCAGTTATTCCGTATCCTCGGGGTAAATTGTGGCTGAGAAATTTCCTGGGTGATAAATCCACGGAGACTATTGATAACTGATGACCGAACttttcgacaaaaaaaaaaaggaatattTGATATTCTCCGGTTGTTGAGGGAAAAAAGATTGCTGGTGGATTGGAAAGATCTATTGGTGAGGAGTGCATCCATGCTCACATCGGAAATTCATCTGCGAGTCAAGTCCACAACGAATGGGGCTGGATTGAATTGGAAATGAGATCAGTCTCAGGAGGTGGAGGAGCTTGAATTTATGTTCCATCTTAGGACGAGTGTGTGAGCGGCTGGTGCTGATGAGGGATTGAAGAATTAGGAGGGAAATTAATGGTGAATTAGGATATCCTCTTATAACAGTTTTGGATTTATTTGAGGAAGAGGTTGAATTGTTGTAGATGTTCTCTGTTGAAGAATAGGTCAAACAGTTTCACTCATTCAGCTATTTTCGTTAGAATGTCCTGAACGTTCATGAGGGAGAGGGAAATGCGAAATTAAAGCGGATATGAAATGTtacttttattattgaatctcAGAAATATTAACAATCAGATAGTGAAGGCATTAACATCGCACCTCATCAAACATCCAACAGTCCGAGTTTGTCATACTCTTTAATACGAGGAACCAATTTCTTCCTGACATGAGCTGCCGCATAAAGCTTACTCTTGTCTTGAGATGCCATATCATCGATAGGAATAATATCGGATGGCTGTGCGTGCAAGATTGGTTCGATTAAAAATGCGACTACCACACTCAAAAATCTTCTCTCATCGTACAGCTTTCTGATATCATCTAGGGAAGGCACTGCCGTTCTACAATTCACAGACTTCATTGATTCCGATAGAACTGAGTGGTATTCTTTCAGAAGGGCATCGTCTTGACTTTGCACATCAGCAATGCAACTGCCGGATATAAAGTAATGAAGATCGAGAGCTGGGGAATTGTAAGATGCGTACTGGAAATCCACCTGATGAGTAAAATGATCCGGTCAAAATTAAGTGAACGAAGACACCCAATCTCGTCTCGAACACGTGTACTTACCATTGCAATTTTATCCGGTTTTTTCTGTTCATCATATCTGAACAAGATGTTCAATTGACTGCAATCCCCGTGGGTGAGAACACAAAATTCACCGTCCCTTGGAGTGAAAGCTTTCTCAGCTTTTGCAAAGAAAGTGCTCTtcagattttccattttctcaaTACATCTGGAAATAATTAAGGATGTTCCAGTCTCAAACTGTTAGTACACATCCTGGACATAATCAGACCATAAGCATACTTAGGATCAACCTCCTTCCACTTGGAGACCTCAGCAACCAGTGAGCTGTATCCAGTAACAATATACGTATATGCACAAACTTGTGACCTCTTGGCGAAGTGGTGTTTCAACTTCTCTTTGTACTCAGGGTTCTGCGATACGATGATAATTGCTGGGTTATCAGTGAAGgaataaaatggaatttttccttttttttattcttaatgAAGGATTATAAATATCCTTTCTTACCTTTTCACTAACTACCACGGAGGTTGCATGGAACATAGCAAGATTACGAATTACTAGTCTGGCATGTTGTAAATCTAATGCAGCTGTTCGACTAACAGTACCAAATCCCAAGGGGCCGAGATCCTCCATAATAGCGTAATAGGGTTCCTCCAAATggctgaataaaaatttcggtGTCCGAGGTATCGCCGAGATTTCCTGCATTTGCTTCAGGGGGCCCGTCATGATTGCCGTCTCATTGTGATGTGCTTCATGAagctttttgaaaattaaagaatcattaattataattaatcagTGCTCACGCGATCAACGATTCCGCGATCGAAATCGGTGGATGTGTCACGTAGAGAATGTAAGTTTTTCTAGGTCACGCGAAATCTCTTCCGGGAACTGAAAAAATTCGCgatattgattattttctaCGCGAGTTATCACTCTGCGGTTTAACATTACCATTTGTTTCAATGGCTCGTCATCAAAACTGAGCATGACTTTCAAGAAAAGTGATAATTCTTCCTCAGTTTCACTTCCATTTTCGTTGATGATGCACTTTACTATGATTTGCTTCACTTCACTGGTGTAGTTACCACCTTTTTCCCCGATATTCTTATAATTCACATTAATTACACGAACAGCAGATGCATTTTTCAAATCTCGGATTAGTTTACCAATAAGCGAGACGTCAATGTTTGCATGCGACATTTTATCGCCACTTCTCTCGCAGAATATGCACGGAATGACTCAACCGAGCCACGTTTTCCGTGGAAGTGATGCCAGGTTTATATATAGGCAGGTAGTATATACATAGATGGCGCTGCGGAATAAATGGCAAAGAAACTGTTGAGATAAGTCAATGAGATAAGTCCTACAGTGATAtgtgcaaatatttttaatatttttcaggacAAGGGtatgaatttcataaaattccagTGATATCGGGGTCACTTGGAATCTTGGTATTTTATTACCGATAAATCAAACAAATAATTTACGGTGTAAAAATCCGAATCATCATTCTAAGATTAAATGAGTGGATTTCTATCCATACCCCTCACGCGATTGATGATCaaagtaaaaattaatcactGGCATCGAatcacaaatatttttgttttcattactGAAGGTAGATTATTAATGCTGTCACGGTAGTAAGGGAAATTGAAAGAAAGTTGCGAAGATTCTCCCATAACGCTGACATGTCGTGCGATAAAATTCGACTTCTAAAAAAAAGCCCATTAGATAATAAAACCAAATATGGCTTCTCCGTTCTCAAGCATTTCATAAAATAGAGATAAGgtagaattatatttttcaaacgtcGCTATCGACTTTCAAGTCTTAAGTGGACCAACCTTGGATGCCACTAGATCAAATATTCCACGTAAACAATAAACACTCGAGAGATGACAATGGGAAATGCACAGTCAGGACTGGAGTTATTTGCTGCTGGAATGAAATCACGTTCCGTAAATACTTTTCTAGCACTTGCCAATACGAAGACAATAGACAACATCAATTGAACCATCAATGCTTTATTGCAATAGTTACTATTATAATATGATTATGTAACACAATTTTTGTGACTCCATTTGAAGTGAAATATCGCGGTTTTGCATTATTGATCTAGCAATCCGGATTTATCAAAGTCGAGAAGACGAGTTATCAACAAGTCTTTGAAATCTTTCTGCTCGTACTGGCCCCTACGTCTATTCGTATTATCGAATAGCATATCATCAAGAGAAACCACATTAGATGGTGCAGCGTGGATAATTGGATAGCTGGCACACGTTGAGAGTACACTGATGAAAGCCCTGTCATCGTACATCTTCTCGATATCTTCCAGCGAAGGTGTTGGTGTTTTGCAATGCAAGGTCTTCATTGTTTCAGACAATACTGAGTGATACTCCCGGAGTAGTGTATGCTGATGGTGTTGAAATACTTCTTGAGTCGTACTGCTTGATATCAATGATCGTAAGTCGACAACCGGATTGTTATACGTCGCTATTTGAAAATCCACCTGTCAAACGATATATTTTAATCAGTAATCGATGATGACATGTGAGATGCTGTTCGAGAAAAGAGTTTCTTTGattctgaaaaaatatcaattgatAGAAATGGAAAATACGTAAATTTCTTACCAGCGCAATTTTGATgggttttttattctcatcgtATGCGAATAATAGATTCAATTGAGTGCAATCACCATGGTTTAGGACAGTGAACTCATTCTCCCTCGATTTATATACCTTTTCCATCTTCTCCAATATTCCAGTAGTgagatttctcaatttttctgcgtatctgaaaataattcagtCTTCATCAATCATCCATGCAAGGGCATGTGCATTAGTGATTCGTAATATAAAAATCTTACTTGGGGCCAAGTTCTTCCCATTCGGCGATGGTGTCGGCAAGAGAATGGAAAgacgtattgaaaaaattgaacgcTCCATTGTTGGGATTTTCGAACATATTTAATGATAAAGTCTTCTTGTAATCAGGCGTCTAAAATGaatcagaaaattcccagctGGAGAAAGGAAAATCGATTGACCTCAGTCTTGCtgatcaaaaaaaaaagtctgagAGTGAGGCTAATCGATATTACAGATTTGAACAGTGGTATGAGACTGAAGATTTCGATGTCAAACATTCCAGAAAAAATGTCTCGAatgagatttaaaaaaaatttatggaaccTCTCGCAGATTCACTAATTTCAAAAGCACTTCAGCTTCACCTGTTTACCTTCTCGTAGACGAGCACGGAGCTTCCGTGAAACTCGGCAAGACCTCGCATTGCCAATAAAGCATGTGCCAAATCTAAACCAGTGGCGCGACTGTGCATTATAAAACCAAGAGGCCCCAGATCCTCCATGATCGCGAAGGTGGGATCGTCTTGATGAGAGTAGAGTAGACGCGGTACACGTGCCACTGTGAGCATTGGACTCATGTCCTCCAGAGGTCCCATCATTATTTTTGTCTCATGTTCAAATACCCCTTGCAACTGTTGATAGATATAGACTTGAATTGAGATTACTTTATTAAGAGGATACATTATCCCTATAGAGAAATTTCTGCCCTTGGAGGATTTTTTAGAAATCATTCGAAGAAGTTTCAATGAATTCTATagatatttttcagaaaacaaaattttcaactgcaaAAATTAAGCCTTACGAATTGAAACAGATTTCCTTTATTAAAGTCCATCTGTTCTTTTATTGCAACAAGGATCAAGGGAGCGTCAGCCGAGAGTGCTGACTCATTGcaccaattaaaaaaaaatttcttccaatACTTCTatcaaatcttcaaaaattcaaaaattgtttcatgaatttattcattactAGTATTTTCGCCTGCTCATTCTGGTTATGCATATGCTTCAGGAAAAGTGATACTTCCTTCTCAAGGTCACCTGCATTGCCTTGAGTTATATAGTTGATGAATATACGTTTCACTTCACTAGTGTAATTATCTCCTTTTTCTCCaacatttttgtaattaaccGCTGTCACGCGAGCTGTAGCTTCTTCCGTAAATttccgaattattttttcaagcaGAGACACTTCGATGGTCAACTCCGACATTGTAGCACTTGTGGGTCTGACTCGTGCGATTGCAATAACAGACACCGACTGAATCTACGACGTTATATAATCTCTTCGACGCAGTCTAGCACACGCGGTAGTAATATGCCCATATAAGGTTAGacaattttcagggaaaatttttgtaaacaCTAGTCTTTGATCATTTTCAACATCCGTAGATCTACAATTACTATACACTACTAAACATTCCTATTATCCTAAATGACTTGATTTCCGAATGCCCGATTCTTCCAAAAccataaatattttcgaagCTATAATCATAACAAACCAACCAATCAAGTAAATTTATAGGCGATAAAATTCTCATGAGTGGAGATAAAATTTATCACTCCCTGATTAGATATCAGGTATTGATCCTATGTGTCCAAtttgatcaataatttttctttaattatctATATAAAATAAACGTAACAAATACATAACACATGTTTATTTGATATGAGTGTTAACAGGAAGagtaattgaatattcatatgAATATAAACATGGAAATTCTTTCGTGTTCTGTGTTTATGAAAAAGCAGGGAGAATTGTAAGCGGGCGAACGAATTGTTACAACTGACCTCCTAATTTTAAACACGATATTGATTCCACCATTTTACGATTATTCAATATAATGTGCAATAGGGTTACGCAGTTGCACTCTGCATCTGCATCGTACATTTGAGGTCAACTGCTGATAGGTTATTTTTCACGATCCCCTTTCTCTGTTCGTGAATGAATGCTTCTACGAAaagatattaattaaattaattgatcggAGGATCAGCGCCGTCAAATCAGtggcaatttttttgattaaaagTAAAATACAAAATCATTTCTAAACAATTATGGTAATCAATACAGCAATGTTACGTAAATAATGATTACTGACtcataaaaaatgttcataTAATCGTCTGCATTCTGCCAGAGATAATTCttggaaaatatcgacttgACAATCACTACAGTTTACGACcaacaaatataaatttaggTTCGTGTCTCATGAGCCACGAAGGTATTAATTAATCTCCGATAGGACTCATTCACCTCCAAATAGTCGTCTGCTTTGCGTACCAATATTGAAAATCAGCTGACAGAGTGGCCGCAAGCTATCAACCTCTGTTTTACCGATGTTTATTTACCTGTATATCCAATATTCCGGATAAATATTTGGTAACGTGTAGGTCGGGTATACAGGCAATccagaatttattgatttcttTTACTATTTGATAAAGTTATACAAATACGGTTGTATCGATCTGAAATTTATCCCGAATGTAACATGTACCGTACAGAGgcgaaaattcaaaatatcatTATTAGAAGAGAGTGCTATCATTTTTCCAATAGTGCCATCCAGGTCATGAGAGTAACTAGTCGATGAAGCCACCTTTTATCTTTTTGAATCTCGTCAAGCGAGGGTCAAGCACTCTCAGTTTTATCGTTGGGTGCTGGTGGGAAATTGCGATTAGACGGTATTTCTCACGTCATGAATTCGCATGAGTTCTCTTTCGTGTAGCTAAGCAACATTGTTCCATAGTATAAACAATGACCAGTGAGTACTTGACAATTATAGCCGGAAATACGGCATTAAATATCATTCATATGCACAATGAGCTAATTAATACTCTGAAGAAAAATCGCGTATATTTAGTGGACATTGCAATCCTATTGTAGgttaaataatcaattgaatgttttgataaaatttttaatgagtccAATTCCACAGTAATTGTATCGATATAAGTTATACAGTTCCCATTATTCTATTACTCATTTATCTAATGCTTAGAGAACACGAATTTGTCAGTTCCGACGAGGGGTATAATTCCCAACATGAAAAATCCCCAGTGAAATTATCAAACAATATTTGGTTGCCCTAAATTCAATGGTACAGACAGTCCCAAAAATTTCTAATcttttttcacaatatttgAATGTTTTGTGAGAGCGATCAACGGCATGAGATCAATCGAGCAAACCCATGGCTTCCCACCTCGGTAATCTCCTGGTCATGGTCTCCCTGTACTTGGGATTCTCGTACCCTTTGTTATTGAACGAACCTTCATCATTTCCCAGGATCTCGTCAAGGTGCTGAGCTTCGTTCTTATCTATTAGAACTATCGGCAGGATAGTGCATGCAGAGAGCATCCCATAAAATTCCATCCTGTATATGGCTTCCTTCAGATGATTCATGCTTGGTGGTTCAACCTTGCAACCGATTCTCCGCATTGTAGCAGTCAAGACTTTGTAGTACTCATCTATGAGATCATCTTGATGATTCACGAGCACTTTCTCCGAAGGGCTTGTATTGAGAAAGTAATTGAGATCAATCGCTGGTGAACCGTAGACACAGAGTTGAAAGTCTACctgaaattttcgaatatgTTTCTCAATaaatgtcaataaatttcTGTGTCGCTGGGTAAGGAAAGGAAGGGAGAGGGTTCTGACGGATATCTCAACGAGCTGGTAAAGTCGTTGAATTGGTAATAACTCAGCTTGAAGTAGTAGTGAGAAAGACAAACTAGATCGATATGACAATTGTCGAATGCTTATTTAGGAAGTCATAAAAGTCGAGAGTGCAGACTTTGTGCTGAAGGTATTGCAAACAGGTAGAGTAACATCTTCGAGGGAAACGGTGGTGCATGAAAACGAAATGTTCTTTCAACAGTACTTCTGAAGTACAGTACAGAGTTGGCAGAATCGAATTCGAGACGAGTTCATTGCATTATTCACGTTGCATGACTCTACCAACCTTTTCTCCAAGTTCTTTTCAATCCCTTCTTCGGGGAGATCACGTGCGTAGCACACGAGGTGAGTTTTCCACTTTTACCTATGAATTTCTTGAATGGTGAATGAATAAGCCTGAGTGATGTCACATTGATGGAGTTTAATGGCATCTTGGATGATGTTTACTGTGGGAAAATATGTGTTCAGGTTACTTACAAAAATGTGCTTCATGACTTTGCCATTGGTATCGTAGGCAAAGAGCATGTTATTCACCCAAAAGTCACCATGATTTATAACGTTGAAGTCAGACTCATTGGGAAGTCGACAGTCTGATGCTCTATCGTTTGCGACATCAGCTATTTTGTTGATCTTGTCGgcgtatttttttccaagtttAGGCCAGTCCTCTACAGCTTTAGCGAGACCCTTCATACCGCTGGTGAAAAATTGTATCATCCCTTGGGGATTGTCAGAATTGAAGATTCCCCTTGTgtagaattttttacattctgGTGACTAAAATCAGGATAGAATACAACTTGAGGAGATCGGATGAAATTCTACCTTCAAACttgatgtttattttttattgatcagGTGAGGGTAAGAGTTTCAGCTTTCAGTCTGTTACTCACCTTTTCATACACTGCTACGGAGCTAGCATGGAATTTAGCTAATCCTCTCAAAGCCAGGATACAATGGTCGAGATCCAGGCCGGCTTCCCGATCGGCCATCCGGAATCCCAGAGGTGCAAGATCCTCAATGACTAAGACCGGTGGATTTTCGCTCTGTGTGTAGAGGCATTTGCCACTTATCTTCGTCTCCGGCAGGAATTCTTGCATTTCCCGAAGCGTTGTCGTCATCATCAATATTTCAACTCCGAAGAGACCAGCCTCCtccacctttttttttttatcaaatcaaAAATTCGTAATCAGTTTGTAGCTTGTGCATGCCAGCATTTGTACGATCGTAACAAGCACAATAAGCACTGGAAATTAGTGCTCTGAGATAAGCTTTCAGAAACATGGTTGTATGTAATTACCTACGGGAGATAATTAGAGTCAGTGAACTCACCAACTCCTTCTGTTGCCCCTCTGTGGTAGGTGCCACCTTAACAATTATCGAACGCTTCTCCGTGACCTTCCTACCGCGCTCATCGCGTGTAAACTCAACGGTAGCACGATGCATGTCACTGGTATAATTGTCACCCTTATTGGTCGCCGCTTTCGTCGTCatctcaattattttaatggtATCATCCTTCTCAGAATTCTTCAGAACTCGCTGCATGAAGTCTGCATTTAACCAGTCTGGTGCTACCAACGCCATTCTGAGATCGATAGctaaaaattaaatcgctCGGATGATCTACTTGTGACAGAGATAACTTCGGGAAATTTCGGAAATTCTTTGAAACTTTGAAAAGATTTTATGGAATGCCAGATACATAAATTGCCTAGGACCTTGTAGCGTTGCGGAAAGTTGCAGATCTTGAAATCCATCGGTTGGTAAAGCTAAATTTATTCTCGAGATGTCATAACATTtccttttttataaaaaactgACGCAACGAGAGAGCCAATTATTCATCACGATACAACTAATCAACAACTATAATGAAATCATATAGCTATGAAACACACATTCACAAGTGGATTCCGTGACTAGGTGTAATCATATGGATACGTGGACCTCTGAATCCAATCACGaatggtggtttttttttctggagctCACCGATATTAATCAATCACTTACTTGTGATATTGTGGATCTAGAGTGATGATGGAGATTTCTGCAGATCTTGCCAATGTTCAATGTCTCAACGCTTTGACGTTGATGGGTCTAGTGACTCTTATTTATAGTCTGGCGAGGGATTCCATAACTTACAGAATTCTCGTGTACTCTTGACAATGTGAATTACGCAATCGCTTGCGAATCCCTGTCTATCGTGCATCCAATCGTCTGTCTTAATAGTAGTGCTGTAGGATAATATCTGCAGTGTCACTTGAATATCACTGGTATTCTAACCAGCGATGGAGTAGGGCTTATTGTCGGCAGCTCTCAGTGACTGAGTGATGGCCAAGATCAATCTCATTAATTTGTCAgatgagcagcggttggattTTGGAATGGGAgcattatttaaaattcagattttcttTCTGATATCAAGCCCGTGGTGGCCGTATTCATGTGGATGGTTTGCTCTCAATTCGTCGCTGACGAACGTACGTGGGTGTGCATTAATTCATTtagttattttaattaattgttccaTGTTCTATTTGTCTTTAATCACTTGTTCCAAtgttgaggaaataaatgtgctgaatttaatgaatactGGGTACAATGTATTCTCGATGTCCATTAGTTCATGCGAgatatttcaaattttgataaaattccattgaaactATTACGTGATGGGAATTTCCGCGAATTATGCCCTAAATTTTAGACCGAAACTTTCAATAGTATTGGGAGAGTGTTATTAACCTCTCAATGATTCGAATTTATCGATTCACTCCAGcattcaatgaaaaaccaTCAACGCTGTGAGCACATTTCACACGTACTTGGGGATAATAGATCCCTTGATGTCATCTATAATGGCACCGGCTGTTTATAActcttttattgatttttctagAACTTATTTTTAACGCTTCATCAATTTAAAATTGCTCGTTATCGTTATGCTGTTGAAAATCCGGAGAGCAATCAAGCATGAGTTGCCCTGAATGAAGTGAAATGAGAGGAAAATGAGGTTTAgagaaaatgttaaaaaattgttgattcttGCTTGACATTGGAATGACGTTAATTACGAAAAATCATACCATTAGAGTGATATGCATAAACTTCGTCCTGATGTTCGTAATGAAATCGTATAATGGAATACAATAGAGTGAAATGCACGTAATGGAATGAATCAATTGCGGTGAGCTCTACTGAACAGGAGAACAGGAGAATCAATTCTTCCGCATGAAAATTCGTTGCGAATTGAACGATGATGGCAACACAATTTTCTCGATGATGTTTCATTACCCCTCAGTCGTTATCCGACTCTGCAGTCGATATTTGGCATGAAGTATTCATTATAAAGAATGACAGCTGATACAAAATTGTCTATCACTAGGAAGCAAAAATGTTATCTTGAATCACGAGGCACCTTACACGAACATCTCAGGAagtcaaaaaaattaagtggAAAATTGCGCGTATGTTGCCTACCGTATAGTTACTCCTGCTGAACAATTTTGCATATTATTTTCTTCCTTCATGTTTAATTCACTATTGACTTTGTTTGCGTCACCAATAAGTTCATAGGAATAATCTTCGAACGTTTCTGGTAAATATTCTCAAAAGAACTTTACTTTTTCGGAACAAATTTCACTCTGTACTTGAAAACAAAACTTTTTTGTACGCGAACAGTCATGAACAGTTGATGATTGGATCAATCTATATCCAATGGGTATTAATGGTCCCAGTTATTCACAATTCGTACACTGCCACTCACATTTCGATGACTCTCAGTGTCGCATTCATGCGCATCTCTTGATACGCGCGTTATTTTCACTTTATGATGCATGTGAAGTACTCATGCTCTCATGAATATGTTTTTTTGTTCTCAATCCGCTGGGTGAATAGCCGCCATTCATTGACTCATTATCTGGTGAATTGCACATCGCGACTGGATAAACGAATTCCTTCATTGGTGAAATTGTGTTATTGAATAcggaaaaaaacattgaaaattattcagaggAATGCCATTATTTCCATTATCTAGGACTAATATTTCATTTGGTATCTCCCATTTTTGTCACGCACGGCATTCGCAATAGATTacgttttttttcggaaaaatagTAAATACCCTTCCGTCAAGTTGGTTAATTTCCCTGAAGTAAATCTGTTCCACTCCATTAAATGACGTCATGtgaaacatatattttttcgcCAGAGTTAATTCTTTCGCTTGCT
This genomic stretch from Diachasmimorpha longicaudata isolate KC_UGA_2023 chromosome 6, iyDiaLong2, whole genome shotgun sequence harbors:
- the LOC135163584 gene encoding uncharacterized protein LOC135163584, whose product is MSELTIEVSLLEKIIRKFTEEATARVTAVNYKNVGEKGDNYTSEVKRIFINYITQGNAGDLEKEVSLFLKHMHNQNEQAKILLQGVFEHETKIMMGPLEDMSPMLTVARVPRLLYSHQDDPTFAIMEDLGPLGFIMHSRATGLDLAHALLAMRGLAEFHGSSVLVYEKTPDYKKTLSLNMFENPNNGAFNFFNTSFHSLADTIAEWEELGPKYAEKLRNLTTGILEKMEKVYKSRENEFTVLNHGDCTQLNLLFAYDENKKPIKIALVDFQIATYNNPVVDLRSLISSSTTQEVFQHHQHTLLREYHSVLSETMKTLHCKTPTPSLEDIEKMYDDRAFISVLSTCASYPIIHAAPSNVVSLDDMLFDNTNRRRGQYEQKDFKDLLITRLLDFDKSGLLDQ
- the LOC135163585 gene encoding uncharacterized protein LOC135163585, which codes for MSHANIDVSLIGKLIRDLKNASAVRVINVNYKNIGEKGGNYTSEVKQIIVKCIINENGSETEEELSLFLKVMLSFDDEPLKQMLHEAHHNETAIMTGPLKQMQEISAIPRTPKFLFSHLEEPYYAIMEDLGPLGFGTVSRTAALDLQHARLVIRNLAMFHATSVVVSEKNPEYKEKLKHHFAKRSQVCAYTYIVTGYSSLVAEVSKWKEVDPKCIEKMENLKSTFFAKAEKAFTPRDGEFCVLTHGDCSQLNILFRYDEQKKPDKIAMVDFQYASYNSPALDLHYFISGSCIADVQSQDDALLKEYHSVLSESMKSVNCRTAVPSLDDIRKLYDERRFLSVVVAFLIEPILHAQPSDIIPIDDMASQDKSKLYAAAHVRKKLVPRIKEYDKLGLLDV
- the LOC135163581 gene encoding uncharacterized protein LOC135163581, with amino-acid sequence MALVAPDWLNADFMQRVLKNSEKDDTIKIIEMTTKAATNKGDNYTSDMHRATVEFTRDERGRKVTEKRSIIVKVAPTTEGQQKELVEEAGLFGVEILMMTTTLREMQEFLPETKISGKCLYTQSENPPVLVIEDLAPLGFRMADREAGLDLDHCILALRGLAKFHASSVAVYEKSPECKKFYTRGIFNSDNPQGMIQFFTSGMKGLAKAVEDWPKLGKKYADKINKIADVANDRASDCRLPNESDFNVINHGDFWVNNMLFAYDTNGKVMKHIFVDFQLCVYGSPAIDLNYFLNTSPSEKVLVNHQDDLIDEYYKVLTATMRRIGCKVEPPSMNHLKEAIYRMEFYGMLSACTILPIVLIDKNEAQHLDEILGNDEGSFNNKGYENPKYRETMTRRLPRWEAMGLLD